In the Flexistipes sp. genome, TGCATCGGCTGATGAAGAAAAACGGTTTTATCATGCTTTCTGGCAATTTCTGCAGTTTCTCGGTCATAAGGTGTATATGGAATAATGGAAAGTGTCAGCGGATATTTTATGGATGCAGCCTTTTCTGCCAAATCCAGATTATACCCTGAATCATCCAAAATTATTGCCATATTTGCCTTATAATCGATATTACCGTTATTAATGTCATAATTATCTGTATAGTTTTCTTTCATAGGTGTGGTTTTTAAATTGAATGTGATATTTAAACCGGTTTTGTGGAAAAATAAAGCATCATCTTCACTGAAGTCAAAATTGTTTTTGGTGAAAAAATTTATCAAAGAGTTCCTCAAAGAACTCAACTCATATTCACTGAGTCTAATTGTATATTCAATATAATCAGTTTCGCTCGTATTTTTAATATTTTTACTTACAACCCTTTCTTTACTTATTTCGTGGTCGTACAAAAAAAGTTTGATTTTTTTATCAATCTCAGCCGGAGACTGAACTTTTACTGTGGCGTCCTTATTACCGGAATATTCCGTTTGAAGTTTTTGCAGTCTTATATTGATAATGGATGCAGCAATGATTCCAATCATTATCAAAAAAATCCCCCCCACTATTATCACAGGGGGGATTTTAAATCCGCTGTTTTTTTTGCGTCTGTTTTGCGGTTTTCTTTTTTTACCTGGCTGCTTTTTCCTGGCCATAAATTATCAATCCTTTTAACATATCAACGGCAAATTTTAACTGCAGGTCATCTTCAAGTGTTTTATTGTCCGTAACGGTTACATTGTCACTTCTGTTTTGCCTGTTTTTGTTAATTTTTCCATTAATCAGATGGTTCTCCAGATCACTTTCTTTTAAAAACGGATGCCCCTCTTCATAATTTACCGTACCCTGTTTTACCATAATATCAGGCTTTATGCCTACATTCTGTATGGATCGTCCTTTGGGGGTGTAATACCTTGCCGTGGTTATTTTTATTGCTGAATCGTTCCCCATAGGTATTATTGTTTGTACCGAAGCTTTGCCAAAGGATGTCTGTCCTATCACCAATGCACGTTTGTAATCCTGAAGCGCTCCTGATACAATTTCCGAGGCAGAAGCACTGCCTTCGTTTATAAGCACGACCATGGGAATATCCTCCGCGTTGGTGCCAGTTTCCCGCGTTTTAAGATGTTTTTCCGTTCCGTCTCTGTCTTTGGTGTAGACAACGGTTTTATCTTCAGGAAGAAAAATGCTTGAAACACGCACAGCCTCTGATAAAAGTCCGCCCGGGTTGTTCCTCAAGTCAAGTATAAGGCCATTAACATCTTGCTTTTTCAGTTCCACCAATGCTGTTGACATTTCTTTTGATGCTTCCTGCTTAAATTGAGTTAATCTTAAGTATCCCAGGTTATCTATGACTTTTGACTTGACGGCTTTAATTGTGATGATGTCACGGGTTATTGTTACGTCAAAAGGCCTATCTTTGCCTTCACGGAAAATTGTAATGGTAACCTTTGTCCCAGGCTTGCCCCTCAGTTTGTCAACTGCTTCCTCGAGTGTAATGTTTGTTGTGGGTTTACCTTCAATTTTTATTATTTTATCGCCAGCTTCCAAACCGGCTTTGTCGGCAGGGGTATCTTCAATGGGGGAAATGATAGTCAGTATGTTGTCCTTTATACTTATCGTGATACCAAGGCCGCCGAATTCGCCTTTGGTTTCAACTTTGAACTCTTTGAACATTTCAGGTGTTAGATACGAGGAGTGAGGATCCAGCTCAGACAACATACCTTTTACGGCACCCTGAATGAGGGTTTCCATTTTCACATCTTCAACATAATTTTTCTCGATAATATTAATGGCATCGGTAAGTGTTTCGAGATTCTCGTACCTGTTTTCTTTCTTTGCAGCATATACGTCGGTTATTTTAACAGTAAAAGTTGCGAAGACCGATGCTGTAATTATTACAAAAGCAAACAGTATCGGAATCAGTTTCTTTTTATTATTCATCAATACCTCCTGGTTACTTAAGCCATAAAGAAGGGTTTACAGCTTCATTTTGTTTTCTTACTTCAAAATAGAGTGTAGATTTTTTATTTCCAGAGTTAATATTAATGGAACCTATCTGTTCCCCTCCTAATACCTCCTGACCTGTGCTTACATATATTTTGTCAAGATTTGCGTAGAGAGTATAATAATTTTTGTCGTGTTTTACAATGATTATATTTCCATAACCCCTTATCCAGTCTACATATTTAACAGTACCGTCAAAAACGGATTTTATCCCTTCGGATTCCAGTGCAATCTTAATTCCTTTATTGAAAACCTTTCCTCTGAAACCCTCGATTTTTTTAGGTCCGAATTCTTCTATTACTTTTCCTTCGGCCGGCCATGGGAGTGTACCTTTTGCTTTGGCGAAGCCGCTTTCGGAAATACTGTCACTTTTATTCTCACTCTTTTCAAGTTCTTCAATTTTTTTCTGCAGTGCATTGCGCTTTTCATTCAGAATTTCTATGTATTCTTCCTTGCTTTTTTTGTCTTCTTTGAGTAGTGCAAGAGTTTGTTTATATTTAATTTTCTGATTTACAAGCTCTTCGGACACATTATTTTTCATTGCATAGATATTTTTAAGATTTGATTCTGCAGTATCATATTTTGCCTTAAGGTCCTCGATTTTTTGGGTTGCCTTTTTCAATTCTTTAATTTCATCAAGGAGTTTGTTATTAATTTTTTCCAGAATTTCCATATTTTTTATAGTATTATGGTATGTTTGCGAGAACATAAGCAGTTTAAGTTTGGTATATCCTTTATTGTCGATGATATATATATTGCTTCGTTTTAGACGGGATTTAAGCCGGTCAATTTCTTTGTTCGTCTCTCTTATTTCCTGTGTTAATTTTTGTTTGTTTTTTTTAAGCTTTGACATCCTTTCGTTAAGTTTTTCAAGGACTTCTTCGTTATATGATATTTTTTTTTCGATATGTCTGACATTTTTTAATATTTTTTCTCTTGTGTTTTTAATTGTTTTAAGTTCTTTTTCTTCTCTGTTTATTTCATTTTTCAGTTTTTCCAAATATTTGTTTGCCGAGGTTATATCATTTATTGACACGGCTGCACTTAAAAGCGGAATAATCGCAAACAAAAGGAGTGAAACTGCCTTACTCATTTATTGCACCCATGTTATTAAGAAAAGTTTTTATACTTATAAACCCGGCCAGAATAGACACACACAGCAGGACTGCGAAAATTATCAGCAGCATGAAAATATCCGGCAGCTCAATTAAATAGATTCCGATATTATGCAATAGTTTTTCATTAAGCAGATAAAAAGCTCCGAAAGAAAGACCGGTAGCCGCTAAATAGCTGATTGTGGATTCTATCATAACGGAAATCAGAATGGGAAGAATGATGAATGTCCGTGAAGCTCCCACCAGACTGTAAATTTTAATTTCGTCTATATATCTGTAAAGATTTATTTTTATAGTATTGTAAAGTATGGTTGAAAGAGCAGCTGCAAGAAGAGCCGTTAATATGAAGAGGAAAAATTTCATACTGTAATTGAGTGTCGTAAAATTTACAATCCACTTTTCCCCGTAGGAAGCAACATCTATAATTTCGTAATCATTGAGTGTTTCTTCCAGCTCCCTGATATTTTCCAGGTTTTTGTATTCTTCTTTTATTTTTGCTTCAATAAAATGAGGAAAATATTCGGCGGGGATATTGTTTAAATAGTTTATATTATTGGTGTTTTTACGTAAGTATTTAAGTGTTTCGGCAGGAGAATAATATTTTACTTCCTTTACAGTCTCCAGTTTTCGTACTTTTTTCATAAACTCATCTATTTTTTTCGTATCCTCAGTTTTTAAATAAAGCCTGATGGATTGGATATTGGTCAATTCAGAAAAAAAACTGTCCAGGGAAACACTCATTGTAAAGAATATATGGAATACAAACAGAATGGTGGTAGTTGTAAGAATTGAGGCAAGATTAAGAGAGATATTAGTGGAAAAAAAATTAAATCCTCTTTTAATCAAAAATAAAAACTTTGTCATATATTATGCGTATCCTTGATTATTTTGCCGTTTTTCAGTTCCAGTACCCTTGCATCTTTATATCTGTTTAAAACATTAGGGTCGTGGGTTGCGACAATTACAGTTGTTCCGGATTTTGCGGTATCATAAAGCAGGTCTATTATGTCTTCGGCCTTTGCCTGATCAAGATTACCCGTGGGCTCATCTGCTAAAATAATAGCGGGGTTATTGATTAATGCTCTGGCTATTGCCACTCTTTGTTTTTCCCCGCCTGAAAGCTTCCTGACCAGTGTGCTTCTGCGGCTGTATATTCCAAGCCGTCTTAATAGAGGCAGAATTCTGTTTTCCATATTGTTTTTTTCCAGGTAGAAAACTTCGAGTGCAAGCTTGACATTCTCATAAACAGACTTGTTTTCAAGCAACTTAAAATCCTGGAAAATTACACCTATATTACGCCTTAAAAAAGGGGTGCTTTTTTTTGTGATATTTGAGATATCTTTATTGGATATGAGAACTATACCCCTTGACGGCAGGATATCTGCATAAAAGAGTCTCAACAATGTTGTTTTTCCTGCACCGCTTTCGCCGGTTATATAGACAAATTCACCTTTAGGGATTTTAAATGAGACATTGTCCAGTGCCTTTTTTTCGCCAAGAAAAGCTACGCTGAGATTATAAACTTTTATCATCAGCTAAAATTTACCACATTTCACTAAATCTTCAACTTCTTTATGTTGTTTTACCGAACTATTGTAATCTTCATAAGGATTTTTTCGGGAAATAAGAATTTTGCCACCATCGAAAACCTGTGTGATTATGTTACCTCTGATAATTTCTGTTTGGACATGATATATTTTGCCGTTATATTTAATATTTGTATTAAAGTTACCTGTCACCATTTAAATCCAATATCTTTTTATTGTTTAAGTAGTCAACTTTTACCGGAGTATCGATATCTTTAAACTTGTTGTACATCTCCACAAGTATTTCAAATGCCTGCTCAAATCTTTTTATTGATGAATATGCAGAATCATTCAGTTCATTTGCCGGTAAAGATTTTTTTAACGTATACAGCTCAGCGCCGAGCGCAGTCAAGGGTTGACCGAAATAGTGGGCAATTGTGCCTTTGACTTCCTCCAGATTCAGTTTGTTATCTTTCAGGATGTTGAAAAATAAAAGTGTCTTTGACAGTCTTGCCTTCAGTTCCTGAACGGGGGTCGGCTTTTTTATAAAATCGTGAGCTCCAAGTTCAAAAGCTTTTTCTATTAACTCAGGGTTTGTTTTTGCTGAATAAATAACCTTTGCAGAACTCGTGCCTTTGAGAATCTTTAAGATTTCAAAACCGTCTATATCTGGCAGCGTTATATCAATCAGGTATATGTCCGGACTTGTTCCACGCTTAAGGAAGTCAATGAATTCTCTTCTGTCAGAACTCACCGATATTGAATAAACTTCTTCAAGTGAATTTGTTAAGATATGCAGAGTTAAAAGGGAATCTTCAATTATATGCAGATGGTTGCTACTCAATTGTGAAATACCTCATATAATTTTTATGATTAAGGTTCATTTGATCTATGCTGGTTTCTCCATTTATATAAGTGAGACTGTTTACCTCTTTTAATTGTTCATAATAAATTTTTTCGGGGATTCTTTGTTCCTCCGTGGGAAAAGTAAAAAGTTTTGTTGAAAAAAGGGTGGAAATATTCATGGTCAGCACAGTTAAAATTGCTATAAAAAGCAGGCCTAATCCTGTTATTTGAATGGTTTTTAAGCTGAGCAGCGGAGTTCTCAGTTTTTCAGCTTGGGCAGGAGCGATTTGTTTTTCTTTTATTAAAAAGTAGATAACTTTTAAAACAAAATGTTCCGGCAGTATTGTCTGTTCTATGATATCTGCTACAGAGTTTGAGCCGTTTATTTTATTGTATACCAGGTAGGAGTCGTTATTCAGTTTGATCGTTTTATCTACAATAATAACCGGCTCTTCGTCCGAAATATTATTATCCACTACTATCTTTTTGTTTGTATCGGTTTTATAGTACTTTACCAGAAAACTGGAAATTTTTTTCTTATAGACATTCAGTTCATCGATATCTTTTAATACATCAAGAAGAATGTTGTTGATATCCAGGAGTTCTCTTTCGTCTTCATTGTACTCTACTATGGTTTGTTCAAAGTTATATTGACCGGAGTCGATTGAAAGTACTTTGGCAAAGTTTTCCTTTGTAATCTCTGTCAGAATGTTTTTCAGTTCATCATTAGAAAGTATCCCTTCATTGACAAGCAGTTTTCCAAACCTGACGGGAAGTTTTTTCTGTTTGCCAAGAAGCTCATTCAGCCGCTCTTTTGTGATAAACTCCCTGGAGGTCAGATAATTACCTATCTTAATCATAAAATCGTCGGAATCGCTTTTAACTTCCACCAGCATTCCGTCTTTTATGAATACTTTTATATGCTGCGATTCATTCGTTATGTGAAGTATGCCGCTTTTAGATGTCTGGCTGAGCAGCTGCAGAATGTCCACAAGGCTGAATTCTTTTATCGATCCTTTAAGAGCCATAATTTCTCCTGATAAACAGAAAACTAAGCAGATAAACTGCTGTAAAAATTATAAACAATACAATTATTCCAGGCATCACAGCGTATTGAATTCCCAGGTTAAAAGGCCATAAAAACACATTAAATTTGAAAAGGAGAATAAAGATAATTTTTGAGAATATTAATGTTAATATAACACCGAGAACCAAATGACCGTTGTAAATGAGTCCGCAGCCGGGCAGCAGGAGTGTCAGGAAGAAGCTGAGAGTGCCGCGAAAAGATTTGTATTTTTCGGCTTGAATCTTTTTCTTTACCAGTACTGAAGGATCAGCTGTGGAGTATCTGCTGTTAATGTTTCTGCATAATGAACATGTCGATTCATTTAAGTGACCTTCGTCACAGATACGACAGAACGTCTTTCCGCAGCTTTTACATTTTACAATCCTGCGGCGGCTGAAAGCAAAATGCAGAATAATGGCCATAAGGAGCAAAAAAGCGTAAATTGTAGAGGCATACCAGTTGAAAGAATAACTCGGTTGCAGGATGACAGTATCTTTATGATAGGGGAAAAAAGAAGTTCTTCCCAGTTTAAGCTGATTGTTTTGAAACACGTTGTAATATTCAGGATATTTATACAGCTTTTCAATATAGTTCTCATACTGTTCGTACATAAAGTTTTGCATAAAAAAAGCATTCATATTCATTATGATAACGGGATTATCGGAAAGGGAAAAATCGGATACTATTTTATTAAACCTTTCCGTGTTGCCATTATACAGAGCTGAAGATGCAAAATTCACAGCTTCGGTTTTGTTTTGGGGGGTAAGTTGGGCAGCATTATAGCTGAATGTTTCCGGTGCTTTCAGAAACAGCATTGTTTTTAAAAGAGGTGCTTCGCCGCTTTTCTCCCAGATTTTTTGCATATATTCAGTACTTAGAGGTTTTAAGGCCACATCATTGTAAATTTGCAACTCTTCATTTGTTTTTATGCTTGATTTAAAAGGCAGCACTGATACACACAAAATAATAACAATTATGCAAAAATATCTGCCTGCGCCGGCTTCAGGAATTAAAAGAATTAAGGTGAAAATTGCAAAAACCAGCATTTTATTTAATGGGAATATTATTAACATTGAAGTTAACAGACCAAAAAAAAGAACAAATTTTATTCCGTTAAACAGAATGGGAATATTTTTGTGCGAATGGAAAAAGATATGTATATTTTTTATGAGTAAGTATACAAAAAGAATAAAAACAAAAATGCTTGCTATTATAGAAGCTGATTGTAAAAGTATATGGGAATTAAAAAAACTATAGTAGTGGAAAAGTTTGTAAAGGAAACTGCCTGACAGGACAGCCCGGATTTTGCTGCTTTCTCCGGGGGCAAACCTTGTTATCGAATCAATAATATTGCCGTTAAGTTTGTCCTCATGGTTTAAAGCTATTTCTACAAGTGAATAAGCTATAATCGGATCATCTATACCTTTATGGCGTGTAAACTCTGTGTAAAGTTTATCTATACTGCGGCTGCTGAAATTGTTTTTAACATTAACTATGCCCTCTCTGATGGTTTCCGGATATTTTGAAATATCTTCATTTTGTGCCGATGCCGGAATCAAGGCAGTTGAGAGCAAAAATAAAAGAAAGAATAAAAATATCTTATACGGGCTCATCAGTCCTCCTTATAAAATTTTACAGTATAAATTTTATTTTGCAATAAAACTTTTGTTAGTTAGAATTAAAACGCTGTTTATTGACAGCAAAGTTATTATATGTTATTGTTGGTTACTATAAGGACGATTATAATGATTGAGGTGCTGTATGGGTAAAGAATTCCTGAATGCTGAAGAAGCCTCGGAGTTGCTGCAGATCAACGAGAAAAAACTTTACAAACTTGCTCATGACGGTGACATTCCTGCCACAAAGGTTACGGGGAAATGGCTGTTTCCTTTTGACGAGTTGGTTAAGTTTCTGAACCTCAGCAGCCTTAAAAATCTAAAATACAGGTATAAACTCACACCTTCTGCCGGAAAATTAATACTTATGACGGGTTCTGATGATCCTCTGTTACAGCTTATTTTGGGATGGTTTAATAAGGAATATCCTGAAATGCTGGTGTTTTATTCAAATGTAGGCAGCAGGAAGGGGTTGAATATCCTGAAAAATGGTTTGTCCCACATTGCATTAAGCCATATATATGACCCCTCTGAAGATTCTTACAATACTGAAGCGGTAAAAAAAGTAGATAAAAATAATAACAGTTTTGTCGTTGTAAACCTGTTTTATAGAGATCTCGGTTTTATATACAGAGATAATAAAGCGGATTCATTCAGAGAAATTGCTGATAAGAAATTAAAATTTATCAACAGACCTCATAATTCCGGTACAAGGATATTGGCGGACTATATTCTAAACCGGGAAAAACTCAATCCGGGAAATATCGCCGGATATGATAAAGAAGTTAGCACCCACCTTGAGATAGCGGAACATATTGCTGAAGGTAAAGCCGATATCGGTATTGGTAATGCCTTTTATGTTGATTTATTCGGTCTGAACTTTGACAGAGTTAAAACGGAGAGTTTCGATATGGTGTTGGACAAAGACTTTTATTTCAGTGAAGAATATCAATGTTTTTTAGAGTTTCTTAATGATGAGACAACTAAATCTTCCATAGATAATTTTAAAGGGTATTCATCTGAAAATACGGGAAAAATTAAAATATAAAGCTCATTAAAGCGTTTAAGGAGGTAAATTATGAGATTTTTGTTAGTTATGTTGGCTGTATCCTTAATGAGTGCAAATGTGTTTGCTGCGGAGAAAAGCTTTCTCATGGCAACAACAACAAGTACCGATAATACCGGCCTTCTTGAGTATCTTGAGCCAATCTTTGAAAAGGATACCGGCATTGACTGGAAATGGACCGCAACGGGCACCGGTAAAGCCCTTGAACTGGGTAAAAACTGCGATGCCGATATTCTGCTTGTTCATGCTCCACCAGCTGAAAAGAAATATATCAACAATGGATACGGTGTATACAGAAAAGAGGTTATGTATAACGATTTCGTAGTTGTAGGACCCCCTTCTGACCCTGCGAATATCAAGGGTAAGGATGTTACGGAGGCGCTTGAAGCCATTTATGATAAAAGTGAAACATTTGTTAGCAGGGGTGATGATTCCGGAACAAACAAGAAAGAAATTTTGCTTTGGGATTCAGCCGGTATAAATGATTACAATAAAAAAAGCTGGTACAAAGAAACCGGACAGGGGATGATAACCACACTTAATATTGCCACTGAAATGAACGGTTACACCATGACAGACCGGGGTACATATATAAAGTACCAGTCGAATTATGACGGCAAAGCTCCGCTGCAGATATTGGTGGAAGGGGATAAAATTCTGTACAATCAGTACAGCCTAATCCCTGTCAGCAAGAAAAGATGTCCTTATGTCAAAATAAAGCTGGCTGAGAAATTTATAAAATGGATGACTTCTGATAAGATTCAGCAGGCAATTGCAGATTACAGATTGCTGAATAAGAAGCTTTTTATACCTAATGCGAAGTGATTAGTTTTAAGTGCTAAGGCAGAGGTAGAGGTAAAGGTAAAGGTAAAGGTAAAGGTAAAGGTAAAGGTAAAGGTAAAGGTAGAGTAGATTGGATTATTTTCTGAATGGTATTAAAAATGCATTTATACTGATTGCTACACTTGATGCGGAAACTTATTCTGCTATCTTTACTTCACTGAGAGCCTC is a window encoding:
- a CDS encoding DUF4388 domain-containing protein, which codes for MALKGSIKEFSLVDILQLLSQTSKSGILHITNESQHIKVFIKDGMLVEVKSDSDDFMIKIGNYLTSREFITKERLNELLGKQKKLPVRFGKLLVNEGILSNDELKNILTEITKENFAKVLSIDSGQYNFEQTIVEYNEDERELLDINNILLDVLKDIDELNVYKKKISSFLVKYYKTDTNKKIVVDNNISDEEPVIIVDKTIKLNNDSYLVYNKINGSNSVADIIEQTILPEHFVLKVIYFLIKEKQIAPAQAEKLRTPLLSLKTIQITGLGLLFIAILTVLTMNISTLFSTKLFTFPTEEQRIPEKIYYEQLKEVNSLTYINGETSIDQMNLNHKNYMRYFTIE
- a CDS encoding cell division ATP-binding protein FtsE, giving the protein MIKVYNLSVAFLGEKKALDNVSFKIPKGEFVYITGESGAGKTTLLRLFYADILPSRGIVLISNKDISNITKKSTPFLRRNIGVIFQDFKLLENKSVYENVKLALEVFYLEKNNMENRILPLLRRLGIYSRRSTLVRKLSGGEKQRVAIARALINNPAIILADEPTGNLDQAKAEDIIDLLYDTAKSGTTVIVATHDPNVLNRYKDARVLELKNGKIIKDTHNI
- a CDS encoding divergent polysaccharide deacetylase family protein, whose amino-acid sequence is MARKKQPGKKRKPQNRRKKNSGFKIPPVIIVGGIFLIMIGIIAASIINIRLQKLQTEYSGNKDATVKVQSPAEIDKKIKLFLYDHEISKERVVSKNIKNTSETDYIEYTIRLSEYELSSLRNSLINFFTKNNFDFSEDDALFFHKTGLNITFNLKTTPMKENYTDNYDINNGNIDYKANMAIILDDSGYNLDLAEKAASIKYPLTLSIIPYTPYDRETAEIARKHDKTVFLHQPMQPKSYPDTEPGKGAILLNTPETLIKILIDKNVEQIGKIDGVNNHMGSALTENRLKMRESLKYINKYTNTFVDSHTSADTVAYKICKEMKMNCGISEKFIDNSGDLKYIKNKLIESAELALKQKELIVIGHLRPKTVNALIKFLPEIEQMGVKIVPVEKVIQQ
- a CDS encoding murein hydrolase activator EnvC family protein, whose translation is MSKAVSLLLFAIIPLLSAAVSINDITSANKYLEKLKNEINREEKELKTIKNTREKILKNVRHIEKKISYNEEVLEKLNERMSKLKKNKQKLTQEIRETNKEIDRLKSRLKRSNIYIIDNKGYTKLKLLMFSQTYHNTIKNMEILEKINNKLLDEIKELKKATQKIEDLKAKYDTAESNLKNIYAMKNNVSEELVNQKIKYKQTLALLKEDKKSKEEYIEILNEKRNALQKKIEELEKSENKSDSISESGFAKAKGTLPWPAEGKVIEEFGPKKIEGFRGKVFNKGIKIALESEGIKSVFDGTVKYVDWIRGYGNIIIVKHDKNYYTLYANLDKIYVSTGQEVLGGEQIGSININSGNKKSTLYFEVRKQNEAVNPSLWLK
- a CDS encoding substrate-binding domain-containing protein, which produces MRFLLVMLAVSLMSANVFAAEKSFLMATTTSTDNTGLLEYLEPIFEKDTGIDWKWTATGTGKALELGKNCDADILLVHAPPAEKKYINNGYGVYRKEVMYNDFVVVGPPSDPANIKGKDVTEALEAIYDKSETFVSRGDDSGTNKKEILLWDSAGINDYNKKSWYKETGQGMITTLNIATEMNGYTMTDRGTYIKYQSNYDGKAPLQILVEGDKILYNQYSLIPVSKKRCPYVKIKLAEKFIKWMTSDKIQQAIADYRLLNKKLFIPNAK
- a CDS encoding response regulator translates to MSSNHLHIIEDSLLTLHILTNSLEEVYSISVSSDRREFIDFLKRGTSPDIYLIDITLPDIDGFEILKILKGTSSAKVIYSAKTNPELIEKAFELGAHDFIKKPTPVQELKARLSKTLLFFNILKDNKLNLEEVKGTIAHYFGQPLTALGAELYTLKKSLPANELNDSAYSSIKRFEQAFEILVEMYNKFKDIDTPVKVDYLNNKKILDLNGDR
- a CDS encoding S41 family peptidase, with the translated sequence MNNKKKLIPILFAFVIITASVFATFTVKITDVYAAKKENRYENLETLTDAINIIEKNYVEDVKMETLIQGAVKGMLSELDPHSSYLTPEMFKEFKVETKGEFGGLGITISIKDNILTIISPIEDTPADKAGLEAGDKIIKIEGKPTTNITLEEAVDKLRGKPGTKVTITIFREGKDRPFDVTITRDIITIKAVKSKVIDNLGYLRLTQFKQEASKEMSTALVELKKQDVNGLILDLRNNPGGLLSEAVRVSSIFLPEDKTVVYTKDRDGTEKHLKTRETGTNAEDIPMVVLINEGSASASEIVSGALQDYKRALVIGQTSFGKASVQTIIPMGNDSAIKITTARYYTPKGRSIQNVGIKPDIMVKQGTVNYEEGHPFLKESDLENHLINGKINKNRQNRSDNVTVTDNKTLEDDLQLKFAVDMLKGLIIYGQEKAAR
- a CDS encoding cell division protein FtsX produces the protein MTKFLFLIKRGFNFFSTNISLNLASILTTTTILFVFHIFFTMSVSLDSFFSELTNIQSIRLYLKTEDTKKIDEFMKKVRKLETVKEVKYYSPAETLKYLRKNTNNINYLNNIPAEYFPHFIEAKIKEEYKNLENIRELEETLNDYEIIDVASYGEKWIVNFTTLNYSMKFFLFILTALLAAALSTILYNTIKINLYRYIDEIKIYSLVGASRTFIILPILISVMIESTISYLAATGLSFGAFYLLNEKLLHNIGIYLIELPDIFMLLIIFAVLLCVSILAGFISIKTFLNNMGAINE
- a CDS encoding helix-turn-helix transcriptional regulator; its protein translation is MGKEFLNAEEASELLQINEKKLYKLAHDGDIPATKVTGKWLFPFDELVKFLNLSSLKNLKYRYKLTPSAGKLILMTGSDDPLLQLILGWFNKEYPEMLVFYSNVGSRKGLNILKNGLSHIALSHIYDPSEDSYNTEAVKKVDKNNNSFVVVNLFYRDLGFIYRDNKADSFREIADKKLKFINRPHNSGTRILADYILNREKLNPGNIAGYDKEVSTHLEIAEHIAEGKADIGIGNAFYVDLFGLNFDRVKTESFDMVLDKDFYFSEEYQCFLEFLNDETTKSSIDNFKGYSSENTGKIKI